Proteins encoded together in one Rhipicephalus sanguineus isolate Rsan-2018 chromosome 9, BIME_Rsan_1.4, whole genome shotgun sequence window:
- the LOC119405478 gene encoding serine/threonine-protein kinase NIM1: MDAKTQRMLSREIASMESLHHPHVIRLYEVIETLSRVHLALEFAPGGELFQKITSDGRYPEEEARIVFAQVASAINHMHELNIVHRDIKAENVFIAGHNLVKVGDFGFSTQLRSREEALSTFCGSPPYAAPELFRDESYAGPCVDVWALGVLLYFVVTACMPFRAQTVAALKKLILEGHYTLPEYLSEQCKKLIASILQVCPQDRPTVADIGRSEWLRGQRLPEGYARYNMYPTLDPEATVTEEELEARAHLRELGIGEDLMRDCADKGARSAVTGAYRIVLHKIQTATTAALDNMDSESAGTATGTPSPGTHKADRVSLGPDRLFSVKNRKSRACVVL, from the exons ATGGACGCCAAGACGCAGCGCATGCTGTCTCGCGAGATAGCCAGCATGGAGTCCCTCCACCATCCGCACGTGATCCGGCTGTACGAGGTGATCGAGACACTCAGCAGGGTGCACCTGGCGCTAGAGTTCGCGCCAGGGGGCGAGCTCTTCCAGAAGATCACCAGCGACGGCCGCTACCCCGAAGAAGAGGCGCGCATCGTGTTCGCGCAAGTCGCCTCCGCCATCAACCACATg CACGAGCTGAACATCGTGCATCGGGACATCAAGGCGGAGAACGTGTTCATCGCCGGCCACAACCTGGTCAAGGTGGGCGACTTCGGCTTCAGCACGCAGCTGCGCTCCCGCGAAGAGGCACTGAGCACCTTCTGCGGCTCGCCGCCGTATGCGGCGCCCGAGCTGTTCCGGGACGAGAGCTATGCGGGTCCCTGCGTGGACGTGTGGGCCCTGGGAGTGCTCCTCTACTTCGTGGTGACGGCCTGCATGCCCTTCCGGGCGCAGACGGTGGCCGCGCTCAAGAAGCTCATCCTCGAGGGTCACTACACGCTGCCCGAGTACCTGtccgagcagtgcaagaagctcaTCGCCTCAATACTGCAG GTGTGCCCGCAAGACCGTCCCACCGTGGCGGACATCGGGCGCTCCGAGTGGCTCCGGGGCCAGCGACTTCCCGAGGGCTACGCCCGCTACAACATGTACCCGACGCTCGACCCGGAGGCCACCGTCACCGAGGAAGAGCTCGAGGCCCGCGCGCACCTGCGCGAACTGGGCATCGGCGAGGACCTGATGCGCGACTGCGCCGACAAGGGCGCCCGCAGCGCCGTCACGGGCGCCTACCGCATCGTGCTGCACAAGATACAGACGGCCACGACCGCGGCCCTCGACAACATGGATAGCGAGTCGGCGGGCACGGCCACGGGAACACCGTCGCCCGGCACGCACAAGGCCGACCGCGTCTCCCTGGGCCCGGACAGGCTGTTCTCGGTCAAGAACCGAAAGTCCAGAGCGTGTGTTGTGCTATGA